The genomic interval ctgtatttaaaaaccCTTTGTGTATTTGAAGAAGAATTAAAACTTAATTAAACATTACGAATGCATTATGGTGAAGTGTTTACATCTGACTAGTCTGCTGTTAAggtttttcattttagtttaccCAGATCAACTGACTGCACAAAAAAATtacagccgattcgaatgttatcccTCGATTGAATTATCAAtcggttatcagctgatagatatgggccagtaggggccttctgcgcatACTAGTGGCTCAGAAAGCTgatatcatccatccacatggttattcAGCAATAGATCACAGTATAGATATGCTGCATCCAGAAGTTaacacaaattatttatattatttaacacatttcctattaattgtactttactaatgtctacccaaccctaaactcaaccatcacagtaatgtaaaaacagaaatgGATCTGGAgacttctctattagtatagctgattaaccacgagaATTATTTTCGTTATTGATTAAATTTcccattcattgtattttattaatgtctacacctacctcaaccctaaactcagccgtcacagtaatgtaaaaacagatctggagtcttctctattagtagagctgattaaccatgttgatagatgataacagtcttctgagcctaccagtaggcaatGAAGCCACCTACTGGgccatatctatcagctaataaccactgataacacctaTTCAATTGAGTTATAACATCCGAAGCGGGTGCaaaattaaaaacagtaatataatcatttaaagcCAGTGTATAAAGTTAATAAAATGATCAGTTGAATTACTGTtgattattgctgttattattattaaggtaaAAGTGAATCTAGTGTTTCTTAaattctgtgtgaaatcaaaatttacactgctcattttgctagcgcacattatTCTTTAGGTGAGCAATTTACCTAAGCaagttaatacactgaaaaaagaggTTGTTTAGGTAATCTTCAACGAAactctgaccatttgcttccgtGTTTGGAGTGGCGGTGCTCCTCTATTGACGTCAGCTTGACGGCTTCAGCcataatattcttaaccacaccgatcttaccgttagtttgctattagGTAATGATGTGCAAAAGGAAAgtcccgcccctactcaatattacgtctcagtacatcaacatactgcaataaataaatgctaatagCGAGAATTGCACCTTAAAATGAAGTGACCGAAAAGACTATAAGAGGTTTCATAACCATAAATGACAAATGCTCTCTCTGTATCAAACTCAGATTTGATTATGTATTTGTGAATAAAATCTAAAATCAGCAGAAGTTTAAAATGCGGTTGTGGTATTTCAacaattaatcatgcagctctacttCAATGCCCCATTATGCAAATGAGATCTACATTATGCATGATCATTTGAATAGGGCCACACCCTAATTTTTTTTCTCCTGACAAAAAGAAAGGCTGGAGTCTGAGGACACATTGTGTTTAACATGGAGTTAAATTGGCTCTTTCCACAGCAGGGGATGGAAAAGCTCTTTCTATAATTTGCCACATCATCCCAGACTAACATCCACATTCTCTTTTTCAGAAAATGGTTCCTCGCAAATTACTGAGCGCTGCTTGTACAAGCTCTAGGGCCTTTCTTCTTCCAGTTTCCATGACTACAAAACGACATGCCCAGCGTCTCtcggtgtggtgtgtgtgtgtgtgtgtgtgtgagcgagatgagagagagagagaagagaaggGAGGGAGGAAAACGAAAACAAGCTCAAAGATAAAAGGATGATGTTAAATAACAACAGAAGGAAAGCCAATGAGAAAGAGTCGACAACGCCCCTAATGCTCAATTTTTCTCCCCCCAGAATGCCCTGAGAGAGCAGTGACAGTGATTCACGACTTTAACCCTGATCCACATGAAGGAGCTGAAGCAGGTGATGTCATTAATTCAGCTCACATCTTCATCTTTgtcacacaaataaacacactgctGTGTTGCTAGCCTCAAAAGTGGAAAattcaatgggttattttttttggcttaaattattttgaagattttttaaatgaattgcattaatttttaaaatgtgttaatttttGTGAATTTTTCACAAATAAGCAAGCAACTTAATCATTTGATGAATCAAATTTATCACTTAAAAAAAGACAACtatcaaaaatattaatattaaaatattaaattcattcattttcttttcggcttagtccctttattaatcaggggtcgccacagcggaatgaaccgccaacttatccagcatattttttatgcagcggatgcccttccagccacaacccatcactgggaaacatccatacacacattcacacacactcatacactatggtcaattttagcatatctaattcacctgtaccgcatgtctttggattgtgggggaaagcggagcacctggaggaaacccacgtgaacacgagaaTTCcgcacagaattgccaactgacccagccgaggctcgatccagcgacctttttgttgtgaggcgaacatgctacccactccgccaccgcgtcatattaaattaaaaaatattcaaaatttgTCTAGATTTacagtttatacactacctgacaaaagtcttgtcacctatccaagttttaggcacatcaaataaaaacttgacttctagttgatcatttggtatcagaagtggcttatatgaaaggcaaaggcctctagattacgccttttttaccaaaataaaatatgatcatgtcttgattttttattatttaattaggacagtaaggtctgactttgcttagacaaaagtcttgtcacctaacagaaataatgtacagtatagattataaagtcatggtgcagtaaaaaaagaattaatattgtgtatgactcctatgagcttggacgactgaatccatacatctccgcaatgactcaaatcacttattaataatgttatctggaatggcaaagaaagcgttcttgcaggactcccagagttcatcaagattctttggattcatcttcaatgcctcctccatcttaccccagacatgctcaataatgttcatgtctggtgactgggctggccaatcctgaagcaccttgaccttctttgctttaggaactttgatgtggaggctgaattatgagaaggagcactatcctgctgaagaatttgccctctcctgtggtttgtaatgtaatgggcagctcaaatgtcttgatacctcaggctgttgatgttgccattcactctggagatctctcacacaccccatactgaatgtaaccccaaaccatgattcttccttcaccaaacttgactgatttctctgagaattttgggtccatgcgggttccaataggacttctgcagtatttgtgatgattgggatgcagttcaacagatgattcatcagaaaaatctaccttctgccacttttctaaatgatcaactgcaaagcaagttattatttgttgctcttataactgggattgacgacaatacttttgtcaggtagtgtacttgtGTTTGAgtcttgttatttttttatttattctgtaagcTACTGATGATTTcttccaaatgtaaaataatgttgttgtttttaccatacaattacaaaaaagtCTGAAAGCAATGTGTTCAATTATTTTTAGACAAAACAATTCACAGTTTAGGAGAGTTAATGAAACTGATTTACAATCACAACCCATTCAAAATATTTGTTATGACAAAAACAAACTCTAAATcataatttttcatttaaattttgggAGAATGTTAgatctttatagaataaaacataaaataacttttttttctcactcaaaaacatgatttataaatcCAGAGATTTTACGAGTACTGTATTTTCATTCTTCATTTGTATATCCGCTTAATATTGTACCATATTATATAGTACATATACTTCATTTTCTTTAGcatttatttgtcattaaaatcaaTGTTACATAATgtacataattatttataaatctaAATTTACCTAATTATTAAGTTGTTGGTGCCTGTAGCTTCCTTAATGTGAACTTCTGGAGCATAAAGACTGGGTACACTTCAAACAGAATTCTACTATTGCATTACTCAGGTTAATTTCAGAAGTTCAAAACAGCTTGCCAAAGTCAAGCTTCTGGAAAGTAAACATGAGACTTTTAAATCATCTTCAGTTCATTTCTCCTATTCAGTCTGCCAAAGACAGACACCTGAGAGTAAAAACAGAAGCACTTCTGTTTTATAGCAGAAACTACAGTGTAATTCTAAGTGAGAGCAACAATGGCACTGTTTTTCGTGTTTAAAATTGCAAGGCTGCTTCCTTTAAAGAAATACAGCAGATTAAGTGAACATGATGTGACTTGACCAGTGGCAAATTTCCGAAACATCCACAACGCTATTATCAGATACCACCGAGGTCTTTttagtttatgttttttattattttactgagAGGAAAAAAATGCAATGTGCCACAGCTCAGGCATTTCAATTCAAACTGCTTTTTACccctaaataaaagaaaatgaactaaAACTAACTTCGCTCCTAATATACTGGGTCCATAAATGTAGGGAGTAGTCAAAACTCACCATGGCAATGACTGCTGCTCCGGCTCCAGCcaacgcacacacaaacagatggaAGGTCATGTCcagctttcagaaaaaaaaaaaagtaaaattaatctTGTGCTGCTTGATCTTTTGTGAATCTAGTTTTCTTCTCTACATGTATGTGCTGATATTCAGTTATAcactacaattttttttctgccataaacgttttagtttaatcaatttaacttttctagtcatctcaacttgcatcaatcaaactgactaaaattattaagttaaactgattaacaaaaaaaaaatagttgaaaacGTATTACgtattaaagtaatataaaaatatttgttgtcaagACTTTTTGttgtatcatttttttttacagtgtagggtatATTGTGATAAGCAACATGCATGATATTATCTTGAGCACTTCATAATATTAGTGAATGAGTATTTCTTATTTAGATTTTAGAGTGCCTGAAGACtttccagcaaacaattttgtgtttaataaacatCTTATAGACATCATttaatgtagacagcttggctaaaacaaggctaaacttgaggcagtgaaaatctaatagatatcTAAGAATTGGCCAAAACTAGGCTAGTCgttaaatagacagattagacagacttaatATGTGTAGTCgttcatttctgtttaattgatGGCTAGTGTAGtattggcctattcttagacgtctattagattttcactgacagcccaaatgtagccatgttttagccaagacgactacgtttagacatctattagacatcttttaaaaacaaaacaaaaaaaatgcttgctgggtaattTGGatattcttttaaacacaaacataTTCGCATTTTCATTTGGTCATAGATATTAAAGTTCCATTTGTAAACATCAGTTATTTACAGTTATCAGTTTTTAATAACAGGAACTAagaataaacaatacttgtatggtatttattatttatagttcaacatttacaaatgcattattaaaatcattacatgattttcaaaacattaataaaaaaagttaatgcCACATGAGTTCCATTACATAATGTtaacaataaatactgtaataattcagtttgttcatattagtaaatacaaaagtgtttttaaattgattttagcAATATTATTGatcaaatgaaaatgttcatatgatttatttaaaatacagtttgtaaagtaatattttatgtattttagtagatttattaaaCGAAACACTTacattgatgaccaactgaatagatctaattggatttgcattgtaaacattaaataattaagatattcattcaattaaataattaaataagttaaaaacatatttttttatttcatatattacatgaatctgcagatttttttttttttacaaaattctgcgcagaaatagcaaaagatatccgcagattctgtttggccctGCTAATAAGTGTTACCAATTAAACTAAACTGATGCTGAAAATGACTACATTATGTGACACTAATCTCTTagttaatgtttaataactcattaaaatcaaaatgtgcatgtgttttatttaatggagctaataataataatatatttaaaggtAACATTGacataacttttgtttttgcTATTTTGTACTGTTGACGCTGAACAATTATGGccaataaagcaaaacaaacaaaaaacatactaTGTTTTGATATTATACATAAAAATGTGTCTAATATTTTGTTAGTTCTgtttgaaagtggtgttagtgaggccagcaggggcgcttaacctgcagtctgtgcaagtcctaatgccccagtatactgaatgggacactatactgtcagtgagcgccgtcttttggatgaagcaataaaccgaggtcctgactctctgtggtcattaaaaatcttatgaaagagtaagggtgtaaccctggtgtcctggccaaattccctccatctgcctttacccatcatggcctcccaattatccccatacaccgaattggctctatcactgtctctccattccacctatagctgttgtgtggtgagcacactggtgccattgtcctgtggctgctgttgcataatccaagtggatgctgcacactggtgatggtgtggagagactccccctcataattgtgaagtgtagggccatacatgataaatgcactatattaacacacatttcattacattacaaatattaGTGCTAAATATTGTAAGAATAtactttcaaatatatatttcaaatatccAATTTGTGATAATActatatattgtgataaaagcttcagcaagcatttcaacaacaaaaaagagatGTAAATGTAATACCTTCATATGATTATATTGTTTGCTCACCTCATTTGATTCACACATTTTGAAGAAGTTTTCTGATCCTACGCATAAAGTCTTCTCCTCTCCGATGGGCACAACACCTAAAAGAAACAGTCTCTGTCAGTCCTCAGGAGCATTTATAGTATATGAGGTTATAGGAATACAAGACTACCCGTAAGACTGAATCGCTGGAAATTCTTTCCACGCACAGCTGAACACAAACAAACATCTGGCAGTGAAAACTCTCTGATTATGTAACATACCAAACTGGCGCGGGTCAAGACATAAACTCGCTCCCTGCAGAACAGTGGTGTTTTGGCAAATGGTCCAGATGTTGAAATATATGAAGACAGGCAAAGAGGTGAATGCTGTCACACCGAGCCAAGCCAACATGAAGATGTACGTCAGCATGATGAACTGCAAAAATCAAAAGAATTACATGAGAATATCAAATGagaatatcatttaaaatatagttaaattttatataaagcaCAATTATAGgaataaagaaatacatttatttgcttCATATATATGATGACTTAAATGTAatgcatacagtgctcagcatatataagtacactcctcacaaatctatatttgtatatttttaataggaagctatacaatatcatatttgtgcatgtacattagattaatcattactaaagccaaatctggagcttatctaacaaaataacttatgataatggttcaaaaactagtacacccaaaattatatgttatagaaaaatattaaatacaaatttttaaaaagaggaaaactcAAGAGAACCAAAAAAGCATTTAAACATTTTCGTTGAAATTttttaggttgtaatttatttttgcaatattttgcttgaattttattgtattatctttcaatttctaaatatgttcggtgactaaaatattattttaataaatatatctgtttaataaatctgtttagtttaaatgcaccaaaatacattgcctataatcactgagaaatggataaaaatattcattttcaaaatggcgtGTACTCgtacatgctgagcactgtaaatatttttaatacactTCATGTTAttatgtataatgttattatgtaTCTTTTGCAAagtcattaacataacagatttatAGTAGAAGTAGGTAGTTAGTAGAAGtttgtaatttagtttattcgtCATGAAACATTCAAGTCCATTTTGATCTAGatgaataaaacatgttttgtttatttatttatgtttttttgtgtgtgttttcagctttattgataggacagtggagatttacagacaggatagtgtggggagcagagagaggggaaggatcagcaaaggacctcgagctgggaatcaaactcaggtcactgCAAGCACCTCGGTGCTTTGCTTCGACACACTAATAGGCTATTGGTGCATTTATGCTTAATTtaaggtacactgaaaaaaattcaagCAGTACTTCATTCAATTAAAAATTTATCTCAGACTCAACTGTATTATTacatttagggaaactaaaattgtaGCAAGGTGCTGTAACACAGgtgaagttccatgtacacattaacaaaatattaccacacaacatacaatacatcattttgtaggtgcatctccctcccccctggactcatttaatgacctaatggtcttgcaaataggaactctaaaacgacATCCTGATAGCAGCAGTTGAAACACAGAGTACAATTGGTGATCCAgggtgcataggataccctgagctctttttaaaacataattatggtAAATTACCATTGGACCAGTTTGGCTGAAACTGATaatcttgcctgccaccttcacaaggctactcaacctgttcttatttgacaaactcagattaccgtaccaagctacaatgcagaaagataacacagattcaataaattgtttataaaacagtcTCATCATAGAAGTACAAACCTTTAACGATCTAAGTTTCCTCAGAAAAAAGTCTTTgttgaactattttttttttattaaaaatgtatctttcgtttcagttaaatattatttgttttatttttcagttaatatattttaagttctaAACATAGTTAAATATAAGAATTTAAATTAATGGACCTTCTTTAACAAGACAAATATGCTTTGTACCAGGTTATATATATTGTTCTCATGAAGATAGAAAATATAGATTAAGGCATTTTTTTGGGGGTCCAGTGATGAAGTTTAGACTTGAACCATTACCTTATTTTGTTTTAACTGgatgaatgaaagcttttttcCAGTGTAATAAAAAGCTTCATTTTAGGAAGGAAgtaaacagtttttttgtttagGGATTATTTATGTTCTATTTGGTATACATTCATGTAACCACTTAAGAAAAACAAGTGTTTTGGTCATTTTGGAGATACATATATTGACAAGGCATTGACAAGCCAACAGatgatttttttatgtaaaattaaatgtttgtgcaagtaaaataataaatgtattatgtttaaaacattttagggtcattttgttttttttattttgtcaaaaagTTTCATAAATTTGGACAGATAATGGGTAATTCTGGTTAATAGTAGAGAGGTTAATTTTAGTAATTCTCAGATTAAATGTTCTCAATAACTTGATGCAATGATATACGTATTTAcatactcccagggccatttatatcaaagttggtatttagctgcaccatgttggtctttcattcattcattcattcattcattttcttttcgcttagtctccttattaatctggggtcgccacagcggaatgaaccaccaacttatccagcatctgttttatgcagtggaagccctaccaactgcaacccatcgctgggaaacacccatacactctcattcacacacgtacactacggacaatttagcttacccaattcaactatagcgcatgtctttggacatgcaaattccacacagaattgccaactgacccagccgggggctAGAACTAGCGATCTtcgtgctgtgaggtgacagcgctacccactgcacccccGTGCCACCTATAGTGCAttgatataatatttaaaaataaaatatcaatattgtAAAAAGTGGTATCATGAACATAGAAACATTCAAATCCGTTTAGTTCCATATTAATCCATTAATGAGAAGTAATAGAGCGCATACAATAGTAAATTATATAATCGTAAAGGTTTTGAAAACATTATAGGGTTTAACACAATTTTTCCACCCATAAAAGTTCATTGAAGGCAAAGAATGATTGTCAGATCCCCTTTTCTCTAACAAAACTTCACTGTGCAGAGTTTAGCCATCAGTGCCATGAATTAATTACAATAGCTGCAACCACACAATATCTTTCATGTTTCCCTTGGGACAAACGAATGGAGAATAACTCCCAGAGTTCACTCTGTAATCTTTTATAGCCCATAAAGCGATGCCATCTTTATGTGCGGCAGTTACTCTTAGTGGCTTTGCAGTTGCCCTTTTCTAAATTACAATGCATGAAGCTGCCAGTGATTTCTCACCCATGCACTGACGCAGCGTCCGCAGGTGGTGATCTTGAAGTCTCCATACAGGTCCTTAATGGCTCCACTGGTGAAGAAGCCTTCCACCATCAGAAGAATACCATAGACGAAGAACGCTGAGGCAATGCCGTAGATCACATACTTGATGATGTCAATGCTGTGGGAGAAAAATTAAGTCCAACAATTAGGGGTATGCATGGGGCATTTATACACTTGCACTGTCAACATGTGTACTGtcaataacatttaattattgcacttaattattttatagtgtgcaaatgagtttattttaaacaataaccTCAGTCATGTATTGTGTATTTATGGTTTCATTGGCTGTTGTGCTTGTTGATGCATTGCCAATTTCTTTAGACTTTTGCCCCTAAATTCCCTTTGTAGTGTAgcttcaaatgtaaaatacactgtaaaaaatggtgggttccacacaattgttgttccaacacaattGTTGTTCCCCCCCAAAatataagaattgtgttgttttacctcattttaaataagtagtttgaacaagcagcaaaagttattttttgagtgtttgtgGACTCTCACGAAGACATAAAAACTGAAGAATGCTTAGAGATGAAGTCACAAATGCACATCAACTTGAAATAATTGTGGAACTTAGTCGTAATGGAAATTAGTGCagatttagttcatttatttaattaagtgCTTAATTAGTGACTGATGGTAAGTTTAAGCTGCATATGAACATGCTGTAATTATACACTCACGTACTTAAACACTATTTCTGTGCCAAATTCAAAGATAGAATGTACTTTCATCAACCAGTTAAATCTTTACTAAGAAAATAAATCTGAAAGTAGAGTTTTTCCTTTAGTGCCACAAAAAGTCAGTAATAACACATAACTGAGTATTCAATTAAATTCGTTTCATCttaatttctatagcgcttttacaatgtagattgtgtcaaagcagcttagcatagaaGTTAAAACTGTAAACTGTTGAGAAATGCATGCTGATGCTTTATTTGTAGTTAGATTGGCCACTGTGACCTTAGGATTGTGTTTATTACTACTGTAAGTACTAATTACTTTGTGAGTAGTAAATGACTAAGCAGTAAGTAACACTCAGTACTAACAAATAATTGACTATTAAGACAATTGTGAATAATAGATAAGTGAGTACTAAGTAGCCAATAACTGGCTTCTAAATTACAGATACCTCAATACTAACAGTTAACCTACTACTCAGAAAGCATTATTTAACCAGATCACTGAGTACTTAATAATAGATGCCTTATTTTTATGTGCAGCGATGCATGCAAAGAATGAAGTAGTattttcttacactgtaaaaaatgcagcattctacacaattcattcatgttgtcccaaaacaaatcgattgagttaacttaatacattttagtggattgaacaaaaaacaatcaagttgtctcgaaaaaatctcaagaattgtgttgtttcagttcattttgaataagtagttaaaataacagtaattttttgtatagtatttaaattacatcaatACCGTTTATTTATAACTAATCTTTTACATATACAagcatatttatttcatttacagAGAGTATTTAGGCACTGATAAAAAAGATTCTGCTTGTTTGAATTGTttgaaacaatttatatgtgttgaatttaaacaatcaaattaaatttagttatgctacctaatttgtttgtttaaagtcagcccaaataaattgttgacAATCACTTAATCCAAGAAATcatgtttgaataatttttttcagtgtgtatatgAAATGTATATCTCAAGATCTATGCAAATTGGCTATTTAAATGTGCTGCTGTCACTTACATAGTAAACACATCCAGACCATCTCCAGGTCCCCGGATCACTTCAAAGTAGTTCTGGAGGATGGTGACCGTTCCAGAGAGAGCTTCGTGTCCACATCCACAGAAGAGAGCCACTCCAGCATACAGCAGTATGGTGGCAATCAGTGACGGATAAGGGATTCCTCCTAGACATTTCAGACAGCACTCCATACATCCTGagagaagagaaaaaaacatATACGTCACTCATCTGAAAGATACACTCGAGGAGAACAAGATGCTTTTAATCAAGATCTCTTGTGGGTTTGTGTTTGATTCTATTGATCATAAATGAGTACTGAGTATCAGAAAAGAATGTAGTAACAGatgacaaaatacaaaaaagtacCAAGTAACAGAAAGGAGAGCACCAAGTAGCAGCTactaaaatactttgtaagtaaCAGATGACTGTATACTAAGCAACAGATAGTTGAGTGATAAGAAAGTACTTCGTGAGTAACTGATAACAAAGAAGTACTAAGATAGTACTTCATACATCCTGATAAATGTCAAtgacaact from Danio aesculapii chromosome 14, fDanAes4.1, whole genome shotgun sequence carries:
- the gpm6aa gene encoding glycoprotein M6Aa, with amino-acid sequence MEEDMDEGQTQKGCMECCLKCLGGIPYPSLIATILLYAGVALFCGCGHEALSGTVTILQNYFEVIRGPGDGLDVFTIIDIIKYVIYGIASAFFVYGILLMVEGFFTSGAIKDLYGDFKITTCGRCVSAWFIMLTYIFMLAWLGVTAFTSLPVFIYFNIWTICQNTTVLQGASLCLDPRQFGVVPIGEEKTLCVGSENFFKMCESNELDMTFHLFVCALAGAGAAVIAMIHYLMVLSANWAYVKDACKMQKYEDCKSKEEQELHDIHSTRSKERLNAYT